One window of the Rhipicephalus sanguineus isolate Rsan-2018 chromosome 4, BIME_Rsan_1.4, whole genome shotgun sequence genome contains the following:
- the LOC119391413 gene encoding tigger transposable element-derived protein 4-like, translating into MTGTEKLPLLIIGKALKPRCFKNIRTLPAEYTANSKAWMTREIFKQWLIKLDRRFELANRRVLLIVDNCSAHAVDVELKAIKLAFLPPNTTAALQPMDQGVIKNLKCFYRRHMLERLVLCASMKDYNVTLLTAMHMLVRAWNLVTATTVANCFRHSGFCAPDESPGTECEAEVIPAGLRDALDNVSFDE; encoded by the coding sequence ATGACCGGGACGGAAAAACTTCCCCTCCTCATCATAGGGAAGGCCCTGAAGCCTCGTTGCTTCAAAAATATCCGTACACTGCCGGCGGAATACACAGCCAACAGCAAGGCGTGGATGACGCGGGAGATATTCAAACAGTGGCTAATCAAGCTCGACCGCAGGTTTGAATTGGCCAACAGACGGGTGCTTCTGATTGTGGACAATTGCTCGGCGCACGCGGTTGATGTGGAACTAAAGGCGATCAAGCTCGCATTTCTGCCGCCGAACACAACAGCGGCCCTGCAACcaatggaccagggcgtcattaAGAACCTGAAGTGCTTCTACAGGCGTCACATGCTCGAGCGTTTGGTGTTGTGCGCCAGTATGAAAGACTACAATGTGACGCTGCTCACGGCCATGCATATGTTGGTGCGTGCCTGGAATCTGGTGACGGCAACAACAGTCGCCAACTGCTTCCGCCACAGTGGCTTCTGCGCACCCGACGAAAGCCCAGGCACAGAATGCGAGGCCGAGGTCATCCCTGCCGGACTGCGTGATGCGCTGGACAATGTCAGCTTCGACGAATAA